A portion of the Marinobacter alexandrii genome contains these proteins:
- a CDS encoding DUF3089 domain-containing protein — MVISSAYTKPVLGIILVFTCFIGLSQSQKKFKTKYTRDDLEMVPKAPDYAQMNYWIAHPNIKDMADLVPGKGELAEYQDSADVDVFFIYPTIYTKKQNPDHPWFADVDDENLNEKIAKSTIKNQATVFNSAAKVYAPLYRQAHIGVYYIDNLPLKVEALEYAYMDVKRAFEYYLENWNQDRPIIIASHSQGTTHAVNLLREFFENRPLMNKLVAAYIVGMPLSKGTFSDIPICDEPSEIGCWLTWNTYIQDYYPPNHNFLYYDALNVNPLSWKTDTSRISWGANRGGVLKNFKKIRPGLADAQNVDGMLWINKPRFFGNILLNWDRYHVVDYNLFYMNIRENVEQRVDAYIESQKD; from the coding sequence ATGGTCATAAGTTCAGCTTATACAAAGCCAGTCTTAGGTATTATTTTGGTATTTACCTGTTTTATTGGATTATCACAATCGCAAAAAAAATTTAAGACCAAGTACACAAGGGATGATTTGGAAATGGTACCAAAAGCTCCAGACTATGCCCAAATGAATTATTGGATTGCTCATCCAAATATTAAGGATATGGCAGATTTGGTTCCGGGTAAAGGAGAATTGGCGGAATATCAAGACTCTGCTGATGTGGATGTTTTCTTTATTTACCCCACGATTTATACTAAAAAGCAAAACCCTGATCACCCATGGTTTGCTGACGTGGATGATGAAAACCTGAATGAAAAGATTGCAAAATCTACTATTAAGAATCAAGCCACAGTATTCAACTCAGCGGCAAAAGTTTATGCACCACTGTACAGGCAAGCCCATATCGGAGTGTATTATATAGATAACCTTCCACTCAAGGTAGAAGCCTTAGAGTATGCTTATATGGATGTAAAAAGAGCATTTGAATACTACCTTGAAAATTGGAATCAAGATCGCCCAATAATCATTGCTTCGCATAGTCAGGGGACTACTCATGCTGTTAACTTATTGAGAGAATTTTTTGAAAATAGACCCTTGATGAATAAGCTAGTTGCTGCTTACATAGTAGGTATGCCATTAAGCAAAGGAACTTTTTCAGATATTCCTATATGTGACGAACCATCAGAGATTGGATGCTGGCTTACTTGGAACACCTACATTCAAGATTATTATCCGCCAAACCATAACTTTTTATACTATGATGCATTGAATGTGAACCCCCTCTCCTGGAAAACCGATACTTCTCGCATTTCGTGGGGAGCGAATAGAGGAGGAGTGCTTAAGAACTTTAAAAAAATTAGACCGGGATTAGCAGATGCTCAAAACGTGGATGGAATGTTATGGATTAACAAACCACGTTTCTTTGGAAATATTTTACTGAACTGGGATCGTTATCATGTGGTGGATTATAATCTCTTTTACATGAATATTAGAGAAAATGTGGAGCAAAGAGTAGATGCTTACATAGAAAGTCAAAAAGATTAA
- a CDS encoding carboxypeptidase-like regulatory domain-containing protein — protein MKVVIYISLLCSCLLSFSQRNYAYGVVRDSISNDVLIGAHIRNIDAGSLTSTNEYGKFKMPVKVGDTLVFSSVGYQTLAWIADSSWFELDQVEFLLPLKTIYLDEVVVGDFPEYDRFKELIIEAQPEDTTLRIFGVPQVVMDPYPQLEKSEYLNPIYAFFHPISAIHHSVSKKEKEKRKMQHIRKTKFITEKARLNFTREWVSENTKLEGDKLTSFIAYCNFSDAYLATSSQFAIYELMMDLLPKFLEEYEDS, from the coding sequence GTGAAAGTTGTTATCTACATATCGCTTCTATGTAGCTGTTTGCTATCATTCTCACAGCGGAATTACGCATATGGAGTTGTTCGTGATAGTATTTCTAACGATGTATTAATCGGAGCTCACATCAGGAATATTGATGCAGGTAGCCTTACTTCTACCAACGAATACGGAAAATTCAAAATGCCTGTCAAAGTTGGTGACACACTTGTGTTTTCTAGCGTCGGATATCAAACACTGGCCTGGATTGCTGATTCAAGCTGGTTCGAATTGGACCAAGTCGAGTTCTTGCTTCCCTTAAAAACCATTTACCTTGATGAAGTGGTTGTCGGAGATTTTCCAGAGTATGATCGATTCAAAGAGCTAATTATTGAAGCGCAACCTGAAGACACTACTCTTAGGATTTTTGGCGTTCCTCAAGTAGTCATGGATCCTTATCCACAGCTCGAAAAGAGTGAGTACCTAAATCCCATCTATGCATTCTTTCATCCCATATCTGCTATTCATCACTCTGTGAGTAAGAAAGAAAAAGAGAAGAGGAAAATGCAACACATTCGGAAAACTAAGTTTATTACTGAAAAAGCACGACTAAATTTCACTCGAGAATGGGTAAGTGAAAACACAAAACTAGAAGGAGATAAGTTGACTAGTTTCATTGCCTACTGTAATTTTTCAGATGCTTACCTAGCAACCTCATCTCAGTTTGCTATCTATGAGTTAATGATGGACTTACTCCCAAAGTTTTTGGAAGAGTATGAGGACAGTTAA
- a CDS encoding aminotransferase class V-fold PLP-dependent enzyme, with product MDRRQLLKGLGFGVASLPFIGVKATSPNISVYGDEFNSDKTTDEKFWKKFRKEFYDVPKDFVNLENGYFGVQPIPVFDAYLKNVEKLNINSSRYLRTQYGKDFRGIVSSLSDFAGIEPDEALITRNATEALNIAIQGLNWEKGDEVILSDQDYYSMIETFEMLEKQKEIRIKRIQIPILPSNDSEIISSYQEAVTTRTKCILLTHMIHLTGQIMPVKKIADAFRPKGIDVIVDAAHSFAQLDFSLKDLGADFVGVNLHKWFGNPLGAGLLYVKKERIKDLKPMYGDKSKDENSIKKLGHFGTLSVPTILTIPEAQSFNETVTLQVKEKRLRHLQNYWTSEAKGIPNVVITTPTDPNRSCAIASFRIEGMETKEVISKLYEGSKIFTVIRDLEDLEVVRVTPSLYNLTEELDILLDGIKSIA from the coding sequence ATGGACCGTCGACAACTATTAAAAGGGCTAGGATTTGGTGTTGCTAGCCTTCCTTTCATAGGAGTAAAAGCTACTTCCCCTAATATTTCCGTTTACGGAGATGAATTTAATTCTGATAAAACCACGGATGAAAAATTCTGGAAGAAGTTTAGAAAAGAATTTTATGACGTCCCAAAAGATTTTGTCAATCTCGAAAATGGATATTTTGGTGTGCAACCAATACCTGTTTTTGATGCTTATTTAAAAAATGTAGAGAAACTAAACATTAACTCATCCAGATATCTGAGGACCCAATATGGAAAGGATTTTCGTGGTATTGTTTCAAGCTTGTCTGATTTCGCGGGCATTGAACCAGATGAAGCATTGATTACAAGAAATGCTACGGAGGCATTGAACATTGCAATTCAAGGCTTAAACTGGGAAAAGGGAGATGAAGTCATTCTCTCAGATCAAGACTATTACAGCATGATCGAGACTTTCGAAATGCTTGAAAAACAAAAGGAGATAAGAATAAAACGAATTCAGATTCCTATACTGCCTTCCAACGATTCTGAGATTATCAGTTCTTATCAAGAGGCTGTAACTACTCGTACAAAATGTATTCTATTGACACACATGATTCACCTGACAGGCCAGATCATGCCGGTAAAGAAAATCGCAGATGCATTTAGACCAAAAGGAATTGATGTTATTGTTGATGCTGCTCACAGCTTTGCTCAGCTAGATTTCAGTTTAAAAGACTTGGGTGCTGATTTTGTCGGAGTGAATCTTCACAAGTGGTTTGGGAACCCTCTTGGAGCAGGCTTGCTCTATGTTAAAAAAGAAAGAATCAAAGACTTAAAACCGATGTATGGAGATAAATCCAAAGACGAAAACAGCATTAAAAAGCTAGGTCATTTCGGTACTTTATCTGTGCCTACCATACTTACCATACCAGAAGCTCAGTCTTTTAATGAAACAGTAACGCTGCAAGTCAAAGAAAAACGACTCAGACATCTCCAAAACTATTGGACATCTGAAGCAAAGGGAATTCCGAATGTAGTTATTACCACGCCCACAGATCCCAATAGGAGCTGTGCAATAGCAAGTTTTAGGATCGAAGGAATGGAGACGAAAGAAGTCATTTCGAAACTTTATGAGGGGTCAAAAATTTTTACAGTCATTCGTGATTTGGAAGATCTGGAAGTTGTACGGGTAACTCCTAGTTTGTACAACCTTACTGAAGAACTAGACATACTTCTAGATGGGATTAAGTCAATAGCATAA
- a CDS encoding SRPBCC family protein — protein sequence MQQLPMGLAEAWEFFSSPKNLAKITPSHMGFKITSEVPDKMYPGQIISYIVSPLPGIKTNWVTEITHVVEDKFFVDEQRFGPYSMWHHEHHFEENEKGVFMIDKVSYKIPFGFLGHIAQSLLIKKQLRGIFEYRVKVLEELFGK from the coding sequence ATGCAACAATTGCCTATGGGGTTGGCTGAGGCATGGGAATTTTTTTCATCGCCGAAAAACCTCGCAAAAATTACTCCTTCTCACATGGGCTTCAAGATTACATCGGAAGTACCGGATAAGATGTATCCTGGGCAAATAATAAGCTATATAGTATCTCCATTACCCGGAATTAAAACCAATTGGGTAACTGAAATCACACATGTGGTTGAGGATAAGTTTTTTGTGGATGAACAGAGGTTTGGGCCCTACAGTATGTGGCATCATGAACATCATTTTGAAGAAAATGAGAAAGGAGTTTTTATGATTGATAAAGTATCGTATAAAATTCCATTTGGTTTTTTAGGACACATTGCGCAATCACTTCTAATTAAAAAGCAGCTCAGAGGTATTTTTGAATACAGGGTAAAGGTACTTGAAGAGCTATTTGGGAAGTAG